A section of the Telopea speciosissima isolate NSW1024214 ecotype Mountain lineage chromosome 3, Tspe_v1, whole genome shotgun sequence genome encodes:
- the LOC122653947 gene encoding probable small nuclear ribonucleoprotein F — protein sequence MATVPVNPKPFLNNLTGKPVIVKLKWGMEYKGYLVSVDSYMNLQLANTEEYIDGQFTGNLGEILIRCNNVLYLRGVPEDEEIEEADQD from the exons ATGGCG ACTGTACCAGTGAACCCAAAACCTTTCTTGAACAATTTGACTGGAAAGCCCGTCATTGTGAAGCTTAAATGGGGAATGGAATACAAAG gTTATCTCGTCTCAGTGGATTCATATATGAACTTACAG CTGGCAAACACTGAAGAATATATTGATGGACAGTTCACAGGAAATCTGGGGGAGATTCTGATCAG ATGTAACAATGTTCTTTATCTTCGTGGTGTACCGGAGGATGAAGAGATTGAAGAGGCTGACCAAGATTGA